Proteins found in one Bremerella volcania genomic segment:
- a CDS encoding ABC transporter permease produces the protein MTWSIRPLTQLVIARLKEFYREPEAVFWVYGFPILMTVALGVAFREQPEQTFRVEVIGSQAEVARTALGQDSRFHLGDSDEEAAKERLRTGRTDLVVTASGTKEFDYLLVPTRPESQLARNEVDLVLQAAAGRVNAAEVTSTELSAPGGRYIDFLVPGLLGMGLMGGGLWGLGFVVVDMRLRKLLKRFLATPMRKTDFLASLMISRLIFMVPEVLLLLVFAWLVFGVQIAGNLLTVVFFILLGAVSFAGLGLLIACRAKTLETVSGLMNLVMLPMWVLSGIFFSRERFPEFLQPAIRLLPLTALNDALRGVMLEGVGLFSLAHETIVLVLWGVVSFVVALRFFRWH, from the coding sequence ATGACCTGGTCGATCCGTCCCCTGACGCAGCTGGTTATTGCCCGGCTGAAAGAGTTCTACCGCGAACCGGAAGCCGTCTTCTGGGTGTATGGTTTTCCGATTCTGATGACGGTGGCCTTGGGTGTGGCCTTTCGCGAACAGCCGGAGCAAACGTTTCGCGTTGAAGTGATCGGCTCTCAGGCCGAAGTCGCCCGCACGGCGCTTGGGCAGGATTCGCGCTTTCATCTGGGAGACAGCGACGAAGAGGCTGCGAAGGAACGCCTGCGCACCGGGCGAACCGACCTGGTGGTAACGGCTAGCGGCACGAAGGAGTTCGACTACTTATTGGTCCCCACGCGGCCCGAGAGCCAGCTCGCTCGGAACGAAGTCGACCTGGTCCTGCAAGCGGCTGCCGGTCGAGTCAACGCGGCGGAGGTGACCTCGACCGAGCTTAGTGCGCCCGGCGGCCGGTACATCGACTTTCTGGTGCCGGGCCTCTTGGGCATGGGGCTGATGGGGGGCGGTTTGTGGGGGCTGGGCTTCGTGGTGGTCGACATGCGGCTGCGAAAACTGCTCAAGCGGTTCCTGGCCACCCCGATGCGCAAGACCGACTTTTTGGCATCACTGATGATCAGCCGTTTGATCTTCATGGTGCCGGAGGTGCTGCTATTGTTGGTCTTTGCCTGGCTGGTATTTGGGGTGCAGATCGCGGGAAATCTGCTGACCGTAGTATTCTTCATTCTGCTAGGTGCGGTCAGCTTTGCGGGGCTGGGGCTGTTGATCGCCTGCCGGGCCAAGACGCTGGAGACCGTTTCTGGGCTGATGAACCTGGTGATGCTGCCGATGTGGGTTTTGTCAGGCATCTTCTTCAGCCGCGAGCGCTTCCCGGAGTTCCTGCAACCCGCCATTCGGCTGCTGCCGCTGACCGCATTGAACGATGCGTTGCGGGGCGTAATGCTGGAGGGGGTGGGGCTGTTTTCGTTAGCGCATGAAACGATTGTTTTGGTGCTGTGGGGAGTCGTCTCGTTCGTGGTAGCGCTGCGATTCTTCCGCTGGCATTAA
- a CDS encoding carboxypeptidase-like regulatory domain-containing protein codes for MLRLSVYRQPIGFLMLVALATTCVGCFQSKPADQPDLGEVSGKVTLDGSPLADATVSFQSVELGRMASGKTDAQGHYELILLNDIKGAVVGENKVLITTAQPGDDAVPGSAKPETLPKKYNDKSELTAEVKEGTNEFNFDLQSK; via the coding sequence ATGCTACGACTCTCGGTTTATCGTCAACCCATCGGTTTTTTAATGCTTGTGGCACTTGCGACAACTTGCGTCGGCTGCTTTCAATCGAAACCTGCCGACCAGCCAGACCTGGGCGAGGTCTCTGGCAAGGTGACCCTGGATGGTTCACCCCTTGCCGATGCTACCGTTTCCTTTCAGTCGGTGGAGTTGGGACGCATGGCTTCCGGAAAAACGGATGCTCAGGGGCACTACGAATTGATCTTGCTCAACGACATCAAAGGAGCCGTCGTCGGTGAGAATAAGGTGCTTATCACCACCGCCCAACCAGGCGACGACGCGGTGCCGGGAAGTGCCAAGCCGGAAACGCTCCCCAAGAAATATAATGACAAGTCGGAGCTAACTGCCGAAGTCAAAGAAGGCACGAACGAGTTTAATTTTGATTTGCAATCGAAATGA
- a CDS encoding carboxypeptidase-like regulatory domain-containing protein yields MKCALGVSLLATLAMLLGCGGGYDGPPVGSVSGIVTIQGKPASDVVVEFTPLEGGRGSTGTTDDSGRYELIYSSSKMGAQVGKHSVTISGNQVLDDSNTNLMKPKTSVPKEVAETKREVEVNSGSNTIDLEYP; encoded by the coding sequence ATGAAGTGCGCGCTAGGTGTGTCGCTACTAGCAACGCTTGCCATGTTGCTTGGTTGTGGCGGCGGCTACGATGGTCCCCCTGTGGGAAGCGTATCCGGAATCGTAACGATCCAGGGAAAACCGGCTTCGGACGTGGTTGTCGAATTCACTCCGTTAGAAGGAGGACGCGGCTCTACGGGAACGACTGACGACAGTGGACGGTACGAGCTTATTTACAGCTCAAGCAAAATGGGAGCCCAGGTCGGCAAACACTCGGTCACGATCAGCGGGAATCAGGTACTCGACGATAGTAATACCAACTTGATGAAACCCAAAACCTCGGTTCCCAAGGAAGTCGCCGAGACGAAACGTGAAGTCGAGGTCAACTCAGGCAGCAACACGATTGATCTGGAATACCCGTAA
- a CDS encoding response regulator transcription factor: MTSELIVHFVDDDPAARESLLQLARSVGLIAYTYGSGEEFLDQVQPTQPGCVVLDIRLPGISGLEVHRRINQASLPLIVIYLSAHADVPTTVQAMKLGAFELFQKPCNTTRLIEAIRQALDKNQRTFEKHIKRKEADQLLQDLSAEETKVLELMFLGRTNQEIADRLQLSLRTVQFRRSSIFRKTNVTSKARLFDMLFDAGWSPTPQVPQIQEAGRHDG; encoded by the coding sequence ATGACTTCAGAATTGATTGTTCATTTCGTCGATGATGATCCCGCCGCGCGCGAATCCCTCCTGCAGCTTGCAAGATCGGTAGGGCTGATTGCCTATACCTACGGCTCTGGTGAAGAGTTTCTCGACCAAGTACAGCCAACGCAGCCCGGCTGTGTCGTGCTTGATATTCGCTTGCCCGGTATTTCAGGACTGGAAGTGCATCGTCGGATCAATCAGGCGAGCTTGCCGCTGATCGTGATCTACTTGTCCGCCCACGCCGACGTTCCAACGACCGTTCAGGCCATGAAGCTCGGCGCCTTCGAATTATTTCAAAAGCCGTGCAATACCACGCGATTGATCGAAGCCATTCGTCAGGCATTGGATAAGAATCAACGGACGTTTGAAAAGCACATCAAACGCAAAGAAGCGGATCAGCTGTTGCAAGATCTCTCGGCCGAGGAAACCAAGGTCCTCGAACTAATGTTCCTGGGACGGACCAACCAGGAGATCGCCGATCGTTTGCAGCTTAGTCTGCGAACTGTGCAGTTCCGTCGATCGAGCATCTTCCGCAAGACGAACGTCACCTCGAAGGCCCGGTTGTTCGACATGCTGTTCGATGCCGGCTGGAGCCCGACGCCGCAGGTCCCCCAGATCCAAGAAGCCGGTCGTCATGACGGCTAG
- a CDS encoding diacylglycerol/lipid kinase family protein translates to MKICTLFNGRSGGAQAIGPQVKKLAERDGLCWIPIDQLSGDAALIEVIQAENPDRVILVGGDGTISRSLSVLSSPSDLQFGIVPTGTGNDLARSLDIPLNDVEAAWNLAVSGEAKAMDVLETSIGQPQLLMNAVTAGIGGVVAEEIQTETKETYGALAYWMSAFSVLSDPPVFRIRLTLDRQEVIEEEAYAFCVANGRCAGGGFVIAPKAQLNDGKIHVTVLPALSTAELFESGLNFMLTNEDAERRIVTYAAQEVEFEASPEVPCSLDGEKATFASLKFRIVPAARMVVGGMHAAFDGNASA, encoded by the coding sequence ATGAAAATCTGTACGCTCTTCAATGGCCGATCGGGCGGAGCCCAAGCGATCGGCCCGCAGGTAAAAAAGCTCGCGGAGCGTGACGGGCTTTGCTGGATCCCGATCGATCAACTCTCTGGCGACGCAGCGTTGATCGAGGTCATTCAAGCGGAAAACCCCGACCGGGTCATTCTTGTCGGGGGTGACGGGACGATCTCTCGCTCGCTGAGCGTCCTTTCTTCTCCCAGCGATCTGCAGTTCGGCATCGTTCCGACCGGTACTGGAAATGACCTGGCTCGGTCGCTTGATATTCCCCTGAATGACGTCGAAGCAGCCTGGAATCTGGCCGTAAGTGGCGAGGCGAAAGCGATGGACGTTCTCGAAACTTCCATCGGCCAGCCCCAGCTACTGATGAATGCGGTTACGGCCGGCATCGGGGGTGTCGTCGCCGAAGAGATTCAAACCGAAACGAAAGAGACCTACGGGGCGCTGGCCTACTGGATGTCGGCATTCTCGGTACTATCCGATCCGCCTGTCTTTCGCATTCGCTTAACGCTCGATCGGCAGGAAGTGATCGAAGAAGAAGCGTATGCTTTCTGCGTTGCCAACGGTCGCTGCGCCGGTGGGGGCTTCGTCATCGCCCCCAAGGCCCAGCTGAACGACGGCAAGATCCATGTGACCGTCTTACCGGCACTTTCCACGGCCGAACTCTTCGAATCGGGACTTAACTTCATGCTGACCAACGAGGATGCCGAACGAAGAATCGTTACCTACGCTGCGCAGGAAGTGGAATTCGAAGCTTCGCCGGAGGTTCCCTGCAGCCTGGATGGAGAGAAGGCGACGTTCGCTTCGCTGAAGTTCCGCATCGTGCCGGCAGCCAGAATGGTTGTCGGTGGAATGCATGCGGCGTTCGACGGAAACGCTTCAGCCTAA
- a CDS encoding ABC transporter ATP-binding protein, protein MPPTIRCQDLVKTYPGKPPVEAVRGLDLEVHPGECFGLLGPNGAGKTTTIEILEGLLTPTSGQVEVLGKSWGGSEEEEIRQRIGISLQETRLSDKLTVHETIVLFRSFYNQGITPDEALGLVSLHEKANARISSLSGGQKQRLAVACALVGDPLLVFLDEPTTGLDPQSRRQLWDVVRDLRDGGRTIMLTTHYMDEAERLCDRVAVVDQGKVIALGTPRDLITRLGGDQVIEFRVKEEGPQLSHEAFGSLPGVQSTFCDAGTIVLHVEEIHAALPAVMDKLRADQAELAQLTTRQASLEDVFVTLTGRHLRDGGE, encoded by the coding sequence ATGCCTCCCACGATACGCTGCCAGGACCTGGTGAAGACTTATCCCGGCAAGCCGCCGGTCGAAGCGGTGCGCGGGCTTGACTTGGAAGTGCACCCAGGCGAATGCTTTGGGCTGTTAGGGCCCAACGGGGCCGGCAAGACGACGACGATCGAAATTCTTGAGGGACTACTAACGCCGACCAGCGGCCAGGTCGAAGTGTTGGGCAAGAGTTGGGGTGGAAGCGAGGAAGAAGAGATTCGCCAGCGGATCGGCATCTCGCTGCAAGAGACTCGCCTGAGCGATAAGCTAACGGTGCACGAAACGATTGTCCTCTTCCGAAGCTTCTACAACCAAGGAATCACGCCGGACGAAGCGTTGGGGCTGGTCTCGCTGCACGAGAAAGCCAATGCCCGGATCAGCAGCCTTTCCGGCGGACAGAAACAGCGGCTTGCGGTGGCGTGTGCTTTGGTGGGGGATCCGCTGCTTGTCTTTCTCGACGAACCGACGACCGGGCTCGATCCTCAATCACGGCGGCAACTGTGGGACGTCGTGCGGGATCTGCGGGATGGTGGCCGCACGATCATGCTCACCACCCATTACATGGACGAGGCCGAGCGGCTGTGCGATCGCGTGGCGGTGGTCGACCAGGGGAAGGTCATTGCCCTGGGCACGCCGCGCGACCTGATTACCCGCCTGGGAGGTGACCAGGTGATTGAGTTCCGCGTGAAGGAGGAGGGCCCGCAGCTTTCGCACGAAGCGTTCGGGTCGCTACCTGGCGTGCAATCGACCTTCTGCGATGCGGGAACGATCGTGCTGCATGTCGAAGAGATCCACGCCGCGCTACCGGCAGTCATGGATAAGCTTCGTGCCGATCAGGCCGAACTGGCTCAACTGACCACGCGTCAGGCCAGCCTGGAAGATGTCTTCGTTACGCTTACCGGTCGTCACTTGCGGGATGGAGGAGAATAA
- a CDS encoding carboxylesterase family protein, which translates to MKLSRVFCLSLFLLFPLAVGLQAAEEKPATQSEETFELSDGKEMNFLLYLPKGYEQQPKWPLVLFLHGAGERGDDLSLVKKHGPPKLIEKGKEFPFIVVSPQCPKGTWWVTEDVVALMKHIMQIHNVDKNRVYITGLSMGGRGTWQVAGAMSGEVAAIAPICGPSDVSVVEKIAHLPIWVFHGAKDPVVKISHSEDMVKLLKEKGNEPKFTIYPEANHDSWTETYDNQQLYEWLLSHKLETDQE; encoded by the coding sequence ATGAAACTATCACGCGTATTTTGTCTGTCCTTGTTCCTCTTGTTTCCACTTGCCGTTGGCCTGCAAGCCGCCGAGGAAAAGCCGGCGACCCAATCGGAAGAGACGTTCGAGCTTTCCGACGGGAAGGAAATGAACTTCCTGCTCTATCTGCCCAAGGGATACGAACAGCAGCCGAAGTGGCCGCTGGTTCTGTTTCTGCATGGTGCCGGCGAGCGAGGGGACGACTTGTCGTTGGTCAAGAAACATGGCCCGCCGAAGCTGATCGAAAAGGGAAAGGAGTTTCCCTTCATCGTCGTCTCTCCCCAGTGCCCCAAGGGAACGTGGTGGGTGACCGAAGATGTGGTGGCACTGATGAAGCACATCATGCAGATCCACAACGTCGATAAGAATCGCGTTTACATCACCGGGCTGAGCATGGGAGGCCGAGGTACCTGGCAAGTCGCCGGTGCGATGTCTGGCGAAGTCGCCGCGATCGCTCCGATCTGTGGACCTTCCGACGTCAGCGTGGTCGAGAAGATCGCTCACTTGCCGATCTGGGTGTTTCATGGCGCGAAGGACCCGGTCGTGAAGATCTCGCACTCCGAAGACATGGTCAAGCTGCTCAAGGAAAAGGGGAACGAGCCCAAGTTCACGATCTACCCGGAAGCCAACCACGATAGTTGGACCGAAACGTACGACAACCAGCAGCTGTACGAGTGGCTGTTGTCGCACAAGCTGGAGACCGACCAAGAGTAG
- the lnt gene encoding apolipoprotein N-acyltransferase codes for MHVSETSSTTFVADSLATPSLSWRGVLALAIASSLLLAAAFPPLNFFPLGWIAPMGWLLLIQTPVLPKRSYWILYLSGLLFWLTVLYGVGNAHWATRAFGWPVLSGYLACYIPLFVALSRLIVHRTYAPLAIVAPIVWTALEYFRAYFVTGFSLAMLGHTQVDILPLVQIAEFVGAYGVSFVLMTVAALLTMAIPTANRRTLLPHIPQWVCQVFLVVAALLIGVSYVCFGYFVVDMNGMVVWGYRADHTDENAESVRIGLVQGSIDTVFGDPTQSSRTFEQYTALTDHLVKKHPDLDLIVWPETTMGDHMVFELGKDYAPPADLPIGVEEHKKRILTRAKGFNSFLKDLAVNRWKAPLLLGTSVLRYGDQRLDQYNAAIHVGHEGTIVNRYDKVHPVMFGEYVPFGEYVPFVYDWLPIGGGLTPGKGPVVVDVEGVSLVPCICFENTVPQLVAGQVRQLHDQGHNVDALITLTNDGWFWGSSILDLHLTCARFRAIENRRPMLVAANTGISAVISPSGHLTQYTPVRKTTYLVAEIYPTHRPLTSYTRYGDWFAAGCLVLTIVGAIVGWLVKARTAPAPLAGNAS; via the coding sequence GTGCACGTTTCCGAAACTTCATCCACAACCTTCGTCGCTGATAGCCTAGCGACCCCTTCGCTCAGTTGGCGGGGTGTGTTGGCGCTTGCTATCGCCAGCAGTTTGTTGCTGGCCGCCGCGTTTCCCCCGTTGAACTTTTTTCCGCTGGGTTGGATCGCCCCGATGGGCTGGTTGTTGCTGATCCAGACGCCAGTGCTCCCCAAACGATCGTACTGGATCCTGTACCTGTCCGGCCTGCTCTTCTGGTTGACGGTGCTTTACGGCGTCGGCAACGCCCACTGGGCCACCCGGGCGTTCGGCTGGCCGGTGCTTAGCGGGTATTTGGCCTGCTACATCCCGCTATTCGTCGCCCTCAGCCGCCTCATCGTACATCGCACCTACGCGCCGCTGGCGATCGTGGCCCCGATCGTGTGGACCGCCCTGGAATACTTTCGGGCCTACTTTGTCACTGGGTTCTCGCTGGCCATGCTGGGACACACCCAAGTCGATATTTTGCCGCTGGTTCAGATCGCGGAGTTCGTCGGTGCCTATGGCGTGAGCTTCGTGCTGATGACGGTCGCGGCGCTACTCACGATGGCCATTCCAACGGCCAATCGGCGTACGCTATTACCGCACATCCCACAGTGGGTATGCCAAGTCTTTCTCGTTGTTGCCGCCTTGCTAATAGGTGTAAGCTACGTTTGCTTCGGTTACTTCGTCGTCGACATGAACGGAATGGTTGTGTGGGGATACCGAGCAGACCATACCGACGAAAACGCCGAAAGCGTTCGCATCGGCCTGGTTCAAGGATCGATCGACACCGTCTTCGGCGACCCGACGCAGTCGTCCCGCACGTTCGAGCAGTACACGGCGTTGACCGATCACCTGGTGAAGAAGCATCCTGATCTCGACTTGATCGTCTGGCCGGAAACGACGATGGGGGATCACATGGTATTCGAGTTGGGGAAAGACTACGCTCCGCCAGCCGATCTGCCCATTGGCGTCGAAGAGCACAAGAAGCGGATTCTTACTCGGGCCAAAGGGTTCAACAGCTTTTTGAAGGACCTGGCCGTCAATCGCTGGAAGGCCCCCTTACTGCTGGGAACGTCCGTCTTGCGTTATGGCGATCAGCGGCTGGATCAATACAACGCGGCCATTCACGTGGGGCACGAGGGGACGATCGTCAACCGGTACGACAAAGTCCACCCGGTCATGTTTGGCGAGTACGTTCCCTTCGGCGAGTACGTTCCGTTCGTCTACGATTGGCTCCCCATTGGCGGAGGTCTCACGCCGGGGAAGGGGCCGGTGGTGGTCGACGTCGAAGGTGTTTCGCTCGTCCCTTGCATCTGCTTCGAGAACACCGTCCCTCAACTCGTTGCCGGGCAAGTACGCCAACTCCACGACCAAGGGCACAACGTCGATGCACTGATCACCCTCACCAACGACGGTTGGTTCTGGGGTTCGAGCATCCTAGACCTGCATCTCACCTGTGCGCGGTTTCGGGCCATTGAAAACCGTCGCCCGATGCTGGTCGCGGCCAACACCGGTATCTCGGCCGTGATTAGTCCCTCGGGGCACCTGACCCAGTACACGCCGGTGCGAAAGACAACCTACCTGGTCGCCGAGATCTACCCGACCCATCGCCCTCTTACCTCTTACACCCGCTACGGCGACTGGTTTGCGGCCGGCTGTCTGGTTCTGACGATTGTAGGGGCGATCGTGGGATGGCTTGTGAAAGCGAGAACCGCCCCAGCCCCTCTGGCAGGCAACGCAAGCTAG
- a CDS encoding RNA recognition motif domain-containing protein has product MKKKLYVGNLPYSYTGTDLENLFGEYGPVAYVSVISDRETGRSRGFGFVEMDNDQDATAAIDALNGFDVDGRKLVVNEAREREGRPGGGGGGGRGGDRGGYRGGR; this is encoded by the coding sequence GTGAAGAAGAAATTGTACGTAGGGAATCTCCCTTACAGCTACACCGGTACTGACTTGGAAAACCTTTTCGGTGAGTACGGTCCCGTCGCTTACGTTAGCGTCATCTCCGATCGTGAAACGGGCCGTTCGCGCGGTTTCGGTTTCGTTGAAATGGACAACGACCAGGACGCAACGGCCGCTATCGACGCCTTGAACGGTTTCGATGTCGATGGTCGTAAGCTGGTTGTTAACGAAGCTCGCGAACGCGAAGGTCGTCCAGGTGGCGGCGGCGGTGGTGGCCGTGGCGGCGATCGCGGTGGATACCGTGGCGGTCGCTAA
- a CDS encoding 3-keto-disaccharide hydrolase, whose amino-acid sequence MTMHRSLSLSLLLVLTCVVALRAEDKQTTEPKGEWIQLFNGKDLTGWIPKIRYHEAGENPGDTFRVEDGLLTVSYADGYEDGFNETFGHLFYEKPFSNYRLRVEYRFIGDQCKDGPGWAFRNSGVMIHGESPQDMGKDQNFPASIEVQLLGGKETGSRTTANLCTPGTHVEMDGKLFKPHCTSSTSETYRGDQWVTCEIEVHGNGTIKHIMDGKVVLEYEKSQLDPGNGSISEPDHTKMLIEKNGGVMLSGGTISLQSESHPVQFRKVEIMLLDE is encoded by the coding sequence ATGACGATGCACCGGTCTCTGTCCCTTTCGTTGTTGTTGGTTCTGACATGTGTGGTGGCTCTTCGGGCGGAAGATAAGCAAACGACTGAACCCAAAGGGGAATGGATTCAGCTCTTCAACGGGAAGGACCTTACCGGCTGGATTCCCAAAATCCGCTATCACGAAGCTGGCGAAAACCCTGGCGACACGTTTCGCGTGGAAGATGGTCTACTGACGGTTTCGTATGCCGACGGTTACGAAGACGGCTTCAACGAAACGTTTGGCCACCTGTTTTATGAGAAGCCCTTCAGCAACTATCGTCTGCGCGTCGAATACCGCTTCATCGGCGACCAGTGCAAAGATGGTCCAGGCTGGGCCTTCCGCAACAGTGGCGTGATGATTCATGGCGAATCGCCCCAGGACATGGGCAAGGATCAGAACTTCCCGGCTTCCATCGAAGTGCAGCTTTTAGGCGGCAAGGAAACCGGCAGTCGTACGACCGCCAACTTGTGCACCCCAGGCACCCACGTCGAAATGGATGGCAAGCTGTTCAAGCCGCACTGCACGAGCAGTACGTCGGAAACGTACCGTGGCGACCAGTGGGTTACTTGCGAGATCGAAGTGCACGGCAACGGCACGATCAAGCACATCATGGATGGCAAAGTCGTCCTGGAATACGAAAAGTCGCAGCTCGACCCAGGCAATGGTTCCATCTCGGAACCCGATCACACGAAGATGCTGATCGAAAAGAATGGCGGCGTCATGCTGTCCGGTGGCACGATCTCGCTGCAATCGGAAAGCCACCCTGTTCAGTTCCGCAAAGTGGAAATCATGTTGCTGGACGAGTAG
- a CDS encoding hemolysin family protein — protein MGTFELLVIALMIAFNSVFAAYEIALASIGLGRLHALKDAKRGGAASALRMKDNMEASLAVVQLGITLVAAVAAATGGAGAAEKVEPMLIDSGFSETAAALLAITLVVAPLTMITILFGELVPKVFALKNKEWICLKLSPPMEWFSYAVWPAVWFFEKSVTGIVSLFGKRKGDEGDISEAAIQELRGAASLARISNLIGRREEGIIVSASRLSATPLSDIMLPAQYMGMLPADETMEHALRLAYQTMHTRYPVTQQAGSPQRIIGYVNLKDIVAEETHGHENQQVRTLVRPIISFAAKAAVSECLERLMRERQHIALVRENDRVIGMVTLEDIVEEIIGEIHDEFDRLPTYVRRSGDGWLAGGFASLHHLQHVTGLTLKPVSEKPVLNLNDWILEHLTDPPTSGVAINDDNTRVVVRKTKGALVREAFLYSLPAEDAPAEPGQGGN, from the coding sequence ATGGGAACGTTTGAACTGCTCGTGATCGCTTTGATGATCGCGTTCAACAGTGTTTTCGCCGCCTACGAGATTGCCCTCGCCTCGATCGGACTCGGCCGACTGCATGCGCTGAAAGATGCGAAGCGGGGCGGGGCAGCTTCCGCGCTGCGCATGAAGGACAACATGGAGGCCAGCCTGGCCGTGGTGCAGCTGGGCATTACGCTGGTGGCTGCCGTGGCCGCTGCCACCGGCGGGGCAGGGGCCGCCGAGAAGGTCGAGCCGATGCTGATCGATTCAGGCTTCTCGGAAACGGCCGCCGCGCTGTTGGCGATTACGTTGGTCGTCGCTCCGCTGACGATGATTACGATTCTGTTTGGTGAGCTGGTTCCCAAGGTCTTCGCGCTGAAAAACAAGGAGTGGATCTGTCTGAAACTCTCGCCGCCGATGGAGTGGTTCTCGTACGCGGTCTGGCCGGCCGTCTGGTTCTTTGAAAAATCGGTGACCGGCATCGTCTCGCTGTTTGGCAAACGCAAGGGGGATGAAGGAGACATTTCCGAAGCGGCCATCCAGGAACTGCGCGGGGCGGCGTCCCTGGCCCGCATCAGCAACTTGATTGGGCGTCGCGAGGAGGGAATCATCGTCAGCGCCTCCCGGCTGTCGGCCACGCCCCTTTCCGATATCATGTTGCCGGCCCAGTACATGGGCATGTTGCCGGCGGACGAAACGATGGAGCACGCATTGCGGCTTGCCTACCAAACGATGCACACGCGGTACCCCGTCACGCAGCAGGCCGGCAGCCCGCAGCGAATTATTGGGTACGTCAACCTGAAAGATATCGTCGCTGAAGAAACGCACGGCCACGAGAACCAGCAGGTGCGTACGTTGGTCCGACCGATCATTTCGTTCGCGGCGAAAGCTGCCGTTTCTGAATGTCTCGAACGGCTGATGCGCGAACGTCAGCATATCGCCTTGGTACGCGAGAACGACCGCGTGATCGGCATGGTGACGCTGGAGGACATCGTCGAAGAGATCATCGGCGAAATCCACGACGAGTTCGATCGGTTGCCGACCTACGTTCGCCGTTCTGGCGACGGTTGGCTGGCTGGTGGCTTCGCCTCGCTGCATCATCTGCAGCATGTCACCGGCCTGACGCTGAAGCCTGTCAGCGAAAAGCCGGTTTTGAACTTGAACGACTGGATTCTCGAGCACCTCACCGACCCGCCCACCAGTGGCGTGGCGATCAACGACGACAATACACGCGTGGTCGTCCGCAAGACCAAAGGGGCTTTGGTTCGCGAAGCGTTTCTCTATTCACTTCCTGCGGAAGACGCGCCGGCCGAGCCGGGTCAGGGCGGTAACTAA
- a CDS encoding ester cyclase, translated as MSQLTKLARDWFELVWNQRSDEAIFDLSAKNAVGYAESDIRYFSMETFKEFRDNVLAAMPDLHMNIEAVIEQRPHVVVRWFLTGTHTGDGFGFTPTLSRVALRGMTWLKADENDKFVEGWDCWNQGRMLQIFVGAAKGNPPPEEDEP; from the coding sequence GTGAGTCAATTGACGAAGCTGGCCAGGGATTGGTTCGAACTGGTATGGAACCAGCGTAGTGACGAAGCCATCTTTGATTTGTCTGCCAAGAACGCTGTCGGATACGCCGAGTCAGACATCCGTTATTTCAGCATGGAGACGTTCAAGGAGTTCCGAGACAACGTTCTGGCCGCCATGCCAGACCTTCACATGAATATCGAAGCGGTAATCGAACAACGACCTCACGTCGTCGTCCGATGGTTTCTGACCGGAACGCATACCGGAGATGGATTTGGATTCACTCCCACCCTTTCGCGTGTCGCGCTCCGCGGCATGACCTGGCTGAAAGCCGACGAAAACGACAAATTCGTCGAAGGATGGGACTGCTGGAACCAGGGGCGCATGCTGCAGATCTTTGTGGGTGCCGCCAAAGGGAATCCTCCGCCTGAAGAAGACGAGCCGTAG